A window of uncultured Litoreibacter sp. contains these coding sequences:
- a CDS encoding M23 family metallopeptidase produces MIKVDPSFQKGRKHARSRRNRKLAGRLAVAAVVLVVVAIPVALFTTLPSQLAGWVSTSEDDFDLVQVETDFDVAPVVQNNAFIDIAGDPTILRFAEVDEDAEERQKLIEGPGILDISRFGLPQAERLVIVRDNLVVKETRLITALPSSREDFAFFQAQRNRALADPLSQLEDAAVEELTALDTTVELGDLTDSYGTSLEAGETAATDAVAKTEIENTTSVTYVKPEAFRAELFKDVIVQVELDRDLAGLMAENDLSEGDTAGVLALFPQAENLKRGSIVALRTTGKGSASRMLQLSYYAQEGYVGTVARTRADTYLPGSDPWLKENLMALSTLGRDGNNAETTDGKFRLLDAVYSAAIRNGVPTALVGEIVAMMSKTHDLDKLAVDGDEVTIAFSRQHGPNGQLAGQVMFAGIRGPSGTMPCYFIPDRAEGGFKCFAPGRAGPRGGGAFISPVTGILTSKFGPRKHPIHKVVRLHAGVDWAAPTGTPVYAAAAGQISHAGDGKGYGNLVIIKHPGGLETRYAHLNKFGPRSKKGELVAQGEVIGYVGTTGRSTGPHLHFETRQNGEPINPMPLLSGGQVVVASGAVDALVQQIIKVESAGNPNAKNTRSTATGLGQFIESTWLRMMRSYRPELVATMSRADLLNLRRDPTISRDMVTKLAQENEAFLRARGHQSTPGRLYLAHFLGPAGAHTVLGANNERTILDVMGASVVRANPFLKNYTVADLKAWADRKMRRKGSGATTIAAAPPPAPIEPEVKLYKDIVDQILRETS; encoded by the coding sequence ATGATCAAGGTTGATCCGAGTTTTCAAAAGGGCCGCAAGCACGCGCGCTCCCGCCGCAACCGCAAGTTGGCGGGTCGGCTGGCTGTCGCGGCCGTTGTGCTGGTCGTTGTGGCAATTCCCGTAGCGCTCTTTACCACTCTGCCAAGCCAACTTGCCGGGTGGGTATCTACATCCGAGGATGACTTCGATCTCGTACAGGTGGAAACGGATTTCGACGTTGCGCCCGTGGTGCAGAACAACGCGTTTATCGACATTGCGGGCGACCCGACCATCCTGCGCTTTGCCGAGGTTGATGAGGACGCGGAGGAACGCCAAAAACTGATTGAAGGACCGGGCATTCTTGACATTTCGCGGTTCGGGCTGCCGCAGGCAGAGCGGCTGGTGATCGTGCGGGACAATCTGGTGGTCAAGGAAACGCGTTTGATCACTGCGCTGCCTTCCTCCCGTGAAGATTTCGCTTTCTTTCAGGCGCAGCGCAACCGTGCGCTTGCCGACCCGTTGAGCCAGCTGGAAGACGCTGCCGTAGAAGAGCTGACCGCCCTGGACACCACGGTGGAATTGGGTGACTTGACCGACAGCTACGGCACCTCCCTTGAAGCGGGGGAAACTGCGGCGACAGATGCCGTTGCAAAAACGGAGATCGAGAACACCACCTCCGTCACCTATGTCAAACCGGAAGCATTCCGCGCCGAGTTGTTCAAAGATGTGATTGTGCAGGTAGAGCTGGACCGCGACCTGGCGGGGCTGATGGCGGAAAACGACCTGTCCGAGGGGGACACTGCGGGGGTACTGGCGCTCTTTCCACAAGCCGAGAATCTGAAACGTGGCTCAATCGTTGCGCTGAGGACCACCGGCAAAGGCAGCGCCAGCCGGATGCTGCAGCTGTCCTACTACGCGCAAGAGGGTTACGTCGGCACCGTCGCGCGCACCCGCGCTGACACGTATCTGCCCGGCTCCGACCCGTGGCTGAAAGAGAACCTGATGGCGCTGTCGACGCTGGGACGAGACGGCAACAACGCTGAAACCACTGACGGCAAATTCCGACTGCTCGATGCGGTCTATAGCGCTGCCATTCGCAATGGGGTCCCCACCGCGCTGGTGGGAGAGATCGTCGCGATGATGTCCAAAACGCATGATCTGGATAAGCTGGCTGTGGACGGGGACGAGGTCACCATTGCCTTCTCGCGGCAACATGGGCCCAACGGGCAATTGGCGGGGCAGGTCATGTTTGCGGGCATTCGCGGGCCATCCGGGACGATGCCTTGCTATTTCATCCCCGATCGTGCGGAGGGTGGGTTCAAATGTTTTGCGCCGGGCCGGGCCGGCCCGCGCGGAGGCGGGGCGTTCATTTCGCCGGTCACCGGTATCCTGACCTCGAAATTCGGCCCCCGCAAACACCCGATCCACAAAGTGGTGCGGCTTCACGCTGGGGTTGATTGGGCTGCCCCAACGGGAACACCGGTCTACGCCGCCGCTGCGGGGCAAATCAGCCATGCGGGCGACGGAAAGGGCTACGGAAATCTGGTGATCATCAAGCATCCCGGCGGGTTGGAGACGCGTTACGCGCACCTCAACAAGTTTGGCCCCCGCAGCAAGAAAGGGGAGCTGGTCGCCCAAGGTGAGGTCATCGGGTACGTCGGCACCACCGGTCGCTCCACCGGACCACACCTGCATTTCGAGACGCGCCAAAATGGTGAACCGATCAATCCGATGCCGCTCTTGTCTGGCGGGCAGGTGGTGGTGGCCTCCGGTGCAGTCGACGCTTTGGTGCAGCAAATCATCAAGGTGGAAAGTGCGGGCAACCCCAACGCCAAGAACACCCGGTCAACGGCAACGGGACTTGGCCAGTTCATCGAAAGCACCTGGTTGCGTATGATGCGCAGCTACCGTCCCGAGCTGGTTGCCACCATGTCCCGCGCCGACCTTCTGAACCTACGCCGCGATCCGACGATATCGCGCGACATGGTCACCAAACTGGCGCAGGAGAACGAGGCTTTCTTGCGCGCGCGTGGCCACCAGTCCACGCCGGGCCGCCTGTATCTGGCCCACTTCCTTGGCCCCGCCGGCGCCCATACCGTGCTGGGGGCCAATAACGAGCGGACCATATTGGATGTCATGGGCGCAAGCGTCGTGCGCGCCAACCCATTTTTGAAGAATTACACCGTGGCCGACCTCAAGGCCTGGGCCGACCGCAAGATGCGGCGCAAAGGCAGCGGCGCGACCACGATCGCCGCGGCGCCGCCGCCCGCTCCGATTGAGCCGGAGGTGAAGCTCTACAAAGACATTGTCGACCAGATTTTGCGGGAGACCAGTTAG
- a CDS encoding DUF1036 domain-containing protein, with the protein MPMLNKFAILAALGLPFFGGTAPAQAQFSVCNQSFDVVNVAVGQLNRGAFRTRGWWKIGPNQCANVIRDPLDTRYIYVFAKDVFGKEILSGAVSMCVAPDRFVIDGEQDCLVRGYLDAPFIEVDTQDTERWTLFIAARPE; encoded by the coding sequence ATGCCGATGCTGAATAAATTTGCCATATTAGCTGCCCTTGGACTGCCGTTTTTCGGTGGCACGGCCCCTGCGCAAGCCCAGTTTTCGGTCTGTAACCAGTCCTTCGACGTGGTGAATGTGGCGGTAGGGCAACTCAACCGCGGTGCGTTTCGCACACGGGGCTGGTGGAAAATCGGGCCCAACCAATGCGCAAACGTCATCCGCGACCCGTTGGACACACGCTACATCTACGTTTTTGCCAAGGATGTGTTTGGCAAGGAAATCCTCAGCGGGGCGGTGTCGATGTGCGTGGCCCCGGACCGGTTCGTCATTGATGGGGAGCAGGACTGCCTCGTGCGTGGATACCTTGACGCCCCGTTCATCGAGGTTGACACCCAAGACACAGAGCGTTGGACGCTCTTTATTGCGGCGCGGCCAGAATGA
- a CDS encoding MotA/TolQ/ExbB proton channel family protein codes for MLAAFDPTTIVVFAALAVLSVMAVTVSFYKVIQFNRLGVGRTTGAESIIDNWLNGRPEEAIRAAGTRDSVLARVLQAVLSGLRARPNDQDYAEELGRQTALVELAAMSQRMRLLEAVVQAAPMLGLLGTVIGMIDAFGTLSTSQGAVDPALLAGGIWTALTTTAVGLAIALVTFFIANWFESRIEGERQSIETLISAAIHGRVDTSAAR; via the coding sequence ATGCTGGCTGCCTTTGATCCTACCACAATTGTCGTCTTTGCCGCATTGGCCGTGTTGTCGGTGATGGCCGTCACCGTCAGCTTCTACAAGGTGATCCAGTTCAACCGGTTGGGAGTGGGGCGTACCACCGGCGCTGAAAGTATCATCGACAACTGGCTTAATGGCCGCCCAGAAGAGGCGATCCGCGCCGCTGGTACCCGCGACTCGGTGCTGGCGCGGGTGCTGCAGGCTGTGTTGTCGGGATTACGGGCGCGTCCCAACGATCAGGACTACGCCGAAGAGCTGGGCCGCCAAACCGCGCTGGTCGAACTCGCCGCCATGTCGCAGCGCATGCGGCTGCTTGAAGCGGTGGTTCAGGCCGCCCCGATGCTGGGGCTGCTGGGCACCGTGATCGGGATGATTGACGCATTCGGCACCCTGTCCACCAGCCAGGGCGCGGTCGACCCGGCCCTATTGGCGGGAGGCATCTGGACCGCGTTGACCACCACTGCCGTCGGGCTGGCCATTGCGCTGGTAACCTTCTTTATCGCCAACTGGTTTGAAAGTCGGATCGAGGGGGAGCGGCAGTCGATCGAAACCCTAATCTCAGCCGCAATCCACGGCCGCGTTGACACCAGCGCTGCCCGCTAG
- a CDS encoding biopolymer transporter ExbD, with amino-acid sequence MAKRSIRELPRSERRYTFALTPLADAMFQLLIFFMLTSSLTPYSLLTLQSGPGTGAAPGAQETTVEPPGEAAASWTIENGEIVANGQRFGFESLPQLAQALVAADTPRVLLISSARARVQDIVTVLEILAAANVASVQIVSRGTQ; translated from the coding sequence GTGGCCAAGCGCAGCATACGGGAGCTTCCGCGCTCTGAACGGCGGTACACGTTTGCGCTGACCCCGTTGGCGGACGCTATGTTTCAGCTGCTGATATTCTTCATGCTGACGTCGTCGTTGACGCCCTATTCCCTGTTGACGTTGCAAAGTGGTCCGGGCACCGGCGCGGCCCCCGGCGCGCAAGAAACCACCGTGGAACCACCGGGGGAGGCCGCCGCCAGCTGGACCATCGAAAACGGGGAGATCGTCGCAAACGGGCAGCGCTTCGGCTTCGAGTCCCTGCCGCAGCTGGCCCAGGCTCTCGTCGCCGCCGATACACCACGGGTGCTTCTGATTTCATCCGCCCGGGCGCGCGTGCAGGACATCGTCACGGTTCTTGAGATACTGGCAGCGGCCAACGTGGCCTCAGTGCAGATTGTCAGCAGGGGGACGCAATGA
- a CDS encoding biopolymer transporter ExbD produces the protein MTRPLPRPKPPVRLDVSLAIVNIVLLLIFFFLATGRLLNPVGPDLELSQTSELPLDQLPSPILVIHADGTWDLNGNEVAPDLLDVALQNLPQPVVLHLLINREAPANALIQVINRPELTETEIRLVTLHRRAGQ, from the coding sequence ATGACCCGTCCCCTGCCCCGACCCAAGCCCCCTGTCCGATTGGACGTTTCGCTGGCGATTGTGAATATCGTCTTACTGCTGATCTTCTTCTTTCTGGCCACAGGGCGGCTGCTGAACCCTGTTGGCCCCGATCTTGAACTGTCCCAAACGTCCGAGCTGCCGCTGGATCAACTGCCCTCCCCCATCCTGGTGATCCACGCCGACGGGACGTGGGACCTGAACGGCAACGAGGTCGCCCCGGACCTGCTGGACGTGGCGTTGCAAAACCTGCCACAGCCGGTGGTGCTGCACCTGCTGATCAACCGCGAAGCGCCCGCAAACGCATTGATACAGGTGATCAACCGCCCCGAATTAACCGAAACCGAAATCAGGCTGGTAACCTTGCACCGGCGGGCCGGGCAATGA
- a CDS encoding serine/threonine protein kinase — MAEEDEDDDNLVPVPEGSDVPPPDTTQGDNLVGRMINNNYTVHQLISAGGMGEVYRGEGVLGDPVAIKIVLETLAQDEKVLTLFKREARILAQLNDDAIVRYFNFVKDADLDRYCLIMEFIDGTPLNDMVAEKGPITVDEAKRLMKRLARGLDKAHKREVTHRDLSPDNVMLPEGDVDRAVLIDFGIAKSTEMTEGTLHGQFAGKFKYISPEQLGHFDGAISPRTDVYGMALLVAASVRGTALDMGTSVVEAVNARREIPDLEGIYTELRPLLAHMLEPDPNNRPASMRDVARMLDDPSRIPPKYGAADADKTRIAPPQGEGDRTVVAPLSTPPVGLQRPPTAAPSTAAPVTGSGLQDASHSPFGGPTAAPIGSLPPVPEVTAAGAASVPEKKGGGRLVLPLILLLAAGGGGVWYAMQAGLIGGTAVEEAAQTPEAEEADPEDPVAQMPAPDSDTREGFLAGYKANVGCSYASRVASGVNAGKLEVIAGADNMMPDLPQAYQVQFGAEPAMVERAVSAEQCAALDLVRSLQGREAIPPVLTLDTDSVKSGGSVAGRVRDVRGRTVWMFLVSTAGGVYNLSPRLESQADGSYTFGFGMSLAAGAEASPQLIVTLASEAPLLSAAAATDGSSAEDILPLVLAEIAGRGGTAAADIGWFQLEGEG; from the coding sequence ATGGCTGAGGAAGACGAAGACGACGACAACCTGGTACCGGTCCCCGAAGGGTCCGACGTCCCTCCGCCCGACACCACCCAAGGCGACAATCTCGTCGGGCGGATGATCAACAACAACTACACCGTGCACCAGCTGATCAGCGCCGGCGGCATGGGCGAGGTCTACCGCGGCGAAGGCGTGTTGGGCGACCCGGTGGCGATCAAGATCGTGCTTGAAACGCTGGCCCAGGACGAAAAGGTTCTGACGCTGTTCAAGCGCGAGGCCCGCATCCTTGCCCAGCTGAACGACGACGCGATCGTGCGGTATTTCAACTTTGTCAAAGACGCAGATCTCGATCGGTATTGCCTGATCATGGAATTCATCGACGGCACGCCGTTGAACGACATGGTCGCCGAAAAAGGCCCGATTACTGTCGACGAGGCCAAGCGGCTGATGAAGCGGCTCGCACGGGGGCTGGACAAGGCGCACAAACGCGAGGTGACCCACCGCGACCTGTCACCAGACAACGTCATGCTGCCCGAAGGCGACGTTGACCGCGCCGTCCTGATCGACTTTGGCATCGCCAAATCGACGGAGATGACCGAAGGCACATTGCACGGCCAATTCGCTGGCAAGTTCAAATATATCTCCCCCGAACAGCTGGGCCATTTCGACGGCGCCATCAGCCCGCGCACGGATGTATATGGCATGGCGTTGCTGGTTGCGGCGTCAGTGCGGGGCACCGCGTTAGACATGGGCACCTCGGTGGTTGAGGCCGTCAACGCCAGGCGAGAAATCCCAGACCTTGAGGGCATCTACACGGAGCTGCGGCCCCTACTGGCGCATATGCTGGAACCCGACCCGAACAACCGGCCCGCCAGCATGCGCGACGTGGCGCGGATGTTGGACGACCCCTCGCGCATACCGCCCAAATACGGCGCGGCAGACGCCGACAAAACGAGAATCGCGCCGCCACAAGGGGAGGGCGACCGCACGGTTGTTGCGCCGCTTTCGACCCCACCTGTCGGTTTGCAACGCCCCCCGACCGCCGCGCCAAGCACGGCCGCACCCGTCACCGGGTCGGGGTTGCAAGACGCCTCGCACAGCCCGTTTGGAGGACCCACCGCTGCCCCGATTGGCTCGCTGCCGCCGGTTCCCGAGGTCACCGCTGCCGGCGCTGCGTCAGTGCCCGAAAAGAAGGGCGGCGGGCGGCTGGTTCTGCCGCTGATCCTGCTGCTTGCTGCCGGGGGCGGGGGAGTATGGTACGCGATGCAGGCGGGTCTGATTGGCGGGACCGCTGTGGAAGAAGCCGCACAGACACCAGAGGCCGAGGAAGCTGACCCCGAAGATCCGGTTGCCCAGATGCCCGCCCCGGACAGCGATACCCGCGAAGGTTTTCTGGCGGGCTACAAAGCCAATGTCGGGTGCAGCTATGCAAGCCGCGTCGCGTCCGGCGTCAATGCCGGTAAGCTTGAGGTGATCGCAGGCGCTGACAACATGATGCCAGACCTGCCGCAAGCCTATCAGGTGCAGTTTGGGGCTGAGCCCGCGATGGTGGAACGTGCTGTCAGCGCCGAGCAATGCGCCGCCTTGGATCTGGTCCGTAGCCTTCAGGGTCGTGAAGCCATTCCACCTGTTTTGACGCTCGATACTGACAGCGTGAAAAGCGGCGGCTCGGTGGCCGGTCGGGTGCGGGATGTCCGCGGACGGACGGTCTGGATGTTCCTCGTTTCCACAGCCGGTGGGGTTTACAACCTGTCGCCACGGCTGGAGTCGCAAGCGGATGGGTCCTACACATTCGGTTTCGGCATGAGCCTTGCCGCTGGCGCCGAGGCCTCCCCGCAACTGATCGTGACGCTGGCCTCTGAGGCGCCGCTGCTCAGTGCAGCGGCGGCGACCGATGGGTCGAGTGCGGAAGACATATTGCCGCTCGTCTTGGCCGAGATCGCCGGGCGTGGCGGCACGGCGGCGGCTGATATTGGCTGGTTCCAGTTGGAAGGCGAAGGTTAG
- a CDS encoding protein phosphatase 2C domain-containing protein: MIENEYFKFQTGQATDTGKVRDHNEDSHLARPDFGLWLVADGMGGHDAGDFASQTIAAEAASVGMSSSLQDLQARFMERLGRAHSLIQTHAAELGGGTVGATLVTLLIHEDEYACIWSGDSRIYLLRNGQLVQQTRDHTEVQQLLDTGAISATEAETWPRKNVITRAIGVSDAPQCDVVTGTLEAGDTFVLCSDGLTEHLSDGDIAQFTGNGSEAGAQMICNEMIRETLSRGAKDNVTTVVIRCFAREELV; encoded by the coding sequence GTGATTGAGAATGAATATTTCAAGTTTCAGACCGGGCAGGCGACTGACACCGGCAAGGTGCGTGACCATAACGAGGACAGCCATCTGGCGCGGCCCGATTTCGGGCTTTGGCTGGTGGCGGATGGCATGGGCGGGCATGACGCGGGCGACTTTGCCAGCCAGACCATCGCGGCAGAGGCGGCCTCGGTCGGGATGTCGTCATCATTGCAGGACCTGCAAGCCCGCTTCATGGAACGGCTCGGCCGGGCGCATAGCCTGATCCAGACCCATGCCGCGGAACTGGGGGGCGGCACGGTGGGGGCGACGCTGGTCACCTTATTGATCCACGAGGACGAATACGCCTGCATCTGGTCAGGCGACAGCCGCATCTACCTGCTGCGCAACGGGCAGCTGGTGCAGCAGACCCGCGACCACACCGAGGTGCAGCAGCTGCTTGATACCGGCGCCATTTCCGCAACGGAGGCCGAAACCTGGCCCCGCAAGAACGTCATCACCCGCGCCATCGGCGTGTCTGACGCGCCGCAATGCGACGTGGTCACCGGCACTCTGGAAGCGGGCGACACTTTCGTTCTGTGCTCGGACGGGCTGACGGAACATCTCAGCGACGGCGACATTGCACAATTCACCGGCAACGGATCGGAAGCCGGGGCGCAGATGATCTGCAACGAGATGATCCGCGAAACTCTGTCCCGTGGGGCGAAGGACAACGTCACCACGGTGGTGATCCGGTGCTTCGCCCGCGAAGAGCTGGTGTGA
- the tagF gene encoding type VI secretion system-associated protein TagF, with the protein MVDVAEPSAGFFGKHPAFGDFVGHGLSGAVQMALQDWLTGMLAQARAILGDDWQPVYDASRPIRFWAGSDVFNTQVLRGVICPSHDKVLRRYPFVLVQENAPVLPPVLDTDQTFHAGAEAFGAVALERTPERSVDIMATSSHDRKEDAALDSPMFWATNPDQDVAGLLGATASTDHARAAANRSYWWVAGTGIRASAMLSCEGPLQADGLAWLLRGTTNEEQITDPEKEGATSD; encoded by the coding sequence GTGGTTGATGTTGCTGAACCCTCGGCAGGGTTTTTTGGCAAACACCCCGCCTTTGGTGATTTTGTCGGCCATGGCCTGTCTGGCGCGGTGCAGATGGCGCTGCAGGACTGGTTGACCGGCATGCTGGCGCAGGCGCGCGCCATTCTGGGCGATGACTGGCAACCGGTCTACGACGCATCGCGCCCCATCCGGTTCTGGGCGGGCTCGGACGTGTTCAACACCCAAGTTCTGCGCGGGGTGATTTGTCCCAGCCATGACAAGGTTTTACGCCGTTACCCGTTCGTGCTGGTGCAGGAAAATGCGCCGGTTCTGCCGCCGGTGCTTGATACCGACCAAACCTTCCATGCCGGTGCCGAGGCGTTTGGCGCCGTCGCGTTGGAACGCACACCCGAGCGATCGGTGGACATTATGGCGACGTCGTCACACGACCGCAAAGAGGATGCCGCGCTGGACTCACCGATGTTCTGGGCCACCAACCCGGACCAGGATGTCGCTGGATTGCTGGGGGCCACGGCGTCAACCGATCATGCGCGCGCGGCAGCCAACCGTAGCTATTGGTGGGTGGCCGGGACCGGCATACGCGCCTCCGCCATGCTGAGCTGCGAAGGCCCGTTGCAGGCGGACGGGCTGGCCTGGCTGCTGCGCGGCACGACGAATGAAGAGCAGATAACAGACCCGGAAAAAGAGGGCGCGACCAGTGATTGA